In Egicoccus sp. AB-alg6-2, a genomic segment contains:
- a CDS encoding NYN domain-containing protein, with the protein MATIEPTEERLALFIDHENVAIGARDIGYRFDPAPLMEALAERGKLLVRKAYADWNLFTEDRRGMVDSNVELIEIPQRSDGVRKNAADIQMAVDAMELAFTRDFVSTFVIVSGDSDFTPLVGKLRELDKRVIGVGLKGSTSAMLPPACDEFLFYDRLEGAPRRTPGGTPAGRSKKKGAAKKATAPRAAATEAKDLTPADAGDADKPAASSSQKQDLRKLERVLTRTLSGIQSSSAGAVQASNLKRALLRKDPTFNEQDYGFRGFRELLRHLEEQKVIVLTEGTAKGDPEVDFPSAPRDEDAAFQLLRETVKELMVELGGDPPLSGLKDQLRKRQPDFSEKDLGYSGFLQFCKAAVTKDVVEMDWEEPDQEYYLYVEDDAKAS; encoded by the coding sequence ATGGCAACCATCGAACCCACCGAAGAGCGACTCGCGCTGTTCATCGACCACGAGAACGTGGCGATCGGCGCGCGAGACATCGGCTACCGCTTCGACCCCGCGCCCCTGATGGAGGCGCTGGCCGAACGCGGCAAGCTGCTGGTACGCAAGGCGTATGCCGACTGGAACCTGTTCACCGAGGACCGGCGGGGGATGGTCGACAGCAACGTCGAGCTCATCGAGATCCCGCAACGCTCCGACGGGGTCCGCAAGAACGCCGCCGACATCCAGATGGCGGTCGACGCGATGGAGCTGGCCTTCACGCGCGACTTCGTGTCCACGTTCGTCATCGTCTCGGGCGACTCGGACTTCACCCCGCTCGTCGGCAAGCTGCGCGAGCTGGACAAGCGGGTCATCGGCGTGGGTCTGAAGGGCTCGACGTCGGCGATGCTGCCGCCGGCCTGCGACGAGTTCCTCTTCTACGACCGACTCGAGGGGGCGCCGCGCCGTACGCCCGGCGGCACGCCAGCGGGCCGCTCCAAGAAGAAGGGTGCGGCCAAGAAGGCCACCGCGCCCAGGGCTGCCGCCACGGAGGCGAAGGACCTGACACCGGCGGACGCCGGCGACGCCGACAAGCCGGCGGCCTCGTCCAGCCAGAAGCAGGATCTCCGCAAGCTCGAGCGGGTGCTGACCCGGACCCTCTCGGGCATCCAGTCCTCCTCCGCGGGGGCGGTGCAGGCGTCCAATCTCAAGCGCGCGCTGCTGCGCAAGGACCCCACCTTCAACGAGCAGGACTACGGCTTCCGCGGCTTCCGCGAACTGTTGCGTCACCTCGAGGAGCAGAAGGTCATCGTGCTGACCGAGGGCACCGCCAAGGGCGACCCCGAGGTCGATTTCCCGTCGGCGCCCCGCGACGAGGATGCGGCGTTCCAGCTGTTGCGTGAGACCGTCAAGGAGTTGATGGTCGAACTCGGTGGCGATCCGCCCCTGTCGGGTCTCAAGGACCAGCTGCGCAAGCGGCAGCCCGACTTCTCCGAGAAGGACCTCGGCTACTCCGGGTTCCTGCAGTTCTGCAAGGCGGCGGTCACCAAGGACGTCGTGGAGATGGACTGGGAAGAGCCCGACCAGGAGTACTACCTCTACGTCGAGGACGACGCGAAGGCGTCCTGA
- a CDS encoding response regulator transcription factor yields the protein MPCGVVIVDDAADLRLLLVFALGRDPRLTVLADVEDGAQAIEAVREHEPDVVLMDVAMPVMDGITATRLLTRDHPDLPVVVFTGYGDGRVEAEAREAGAAAFLDKTVPLTTVADTLVEIARARPVGG from the coding sequence GTGCCCTGCGGCGTGGTGATCGTCGACGACGCGGCCGACCTGCGGCTGCTGCTCGTCTTCGCGCTCGGTCGCGATCCGCGGCTCACGGTGCTGGCCGACGTCGAAGACGGCGCGCAGGCGATCGAAGCCGTCCGCGAACACGAGCCCGACGTCGTGTTGATGGACGTCGCCATGCCGGTCATGGACGGCATCACCGCGACCCGGCTGTTGACCCGGGACCACCCGGACCTGCCGGTGGTCGTCTTCACCGGCTACGGCGACGGACGCGTCGAAGCGGAAGCGCGCGAAGCCGGTGCTGCGGCGTTCCTCGACAAGACGGTGCCGCTGACGACGGTCGCCGACACGCTCGTCGAGATCGCACGAGCCCGACCCGTCGGCGGCTGA